The Aneurinibacillus migulanus genome contains the following window.
TTTCTGACTTACGTACAATGGTGCCGGTATATAAAAAAGCTGGAACACCTGTCATTCTTCGAGTCGCCTCCGCTGATTTTTCGTTTATTTCAAAGGTATTGGATTTAGGCGTCGATGGAGTGATGCTGCCGCAAGTGAATACGGCGGAGGAAGCGAAGCGTATCGTAGAGGCGTCGAAATTCGCTCCTCTCGGCCGAAGAGGGGTCGGGGGATCGTGCGCTGCCGATCAGTATGGAAAGGTAGATTTACATACGTTTATTCAGAATGAAAATGATCGTGTACTAACCATTGTGCAGATTGAGACGGAGCAAGCGGTACACAATCTAGATGAGATAGTAGACGTAGATGGTGTGGATCTCTTTTATATCGGTCCGTTCGATTTATCGCAATCGCTTGGTTTAACCGGAATGATGGATCATCCACATGTAGTTGAAACCATCCAACGAATTATTGATAAAGTGCAGGAGAAGAACAAATCGGTCGGTATGCATGGAGTCAGCCTTGACTTTATCCGTTTCTGGAGAGAGCGGGGTGTTCGTTACTTTACGTATGGTATGGATAATGTGTTGCTTGCAAAAGGAATAGAGGATGTCTATCGATCTGTTCGATAGGGTAAACGGGAGGCTCCTGTTCTAAGGAGCCTTCCAAAAAGTTATACAGTAGCTATGGCTCTGTTAGCGCAGCTTAGATTTTTGCTGGTATCCTGTAATATATTTTTGTATTTTACGAATCGCGGTTGATTGATTAATTCCTAGCATTTCGGCAACTTTATACGAGCTTTTGTTCATTTCATATGCCCGGCGCACCAATTGTTCCTCCATTTCTTCCTGTGCCTGTTTCAGCGAACAGACATCGTGCACGGTGACAAAATATTTGTGACCTTCTTCTCCTGGATTCATGTACTCCACCAAATCTTCCATCGTTATCTCTTCTTGCTCGGCTGTAACGACCAGTCTCTCAATCATATTCTCCAATTCCCTTACGTTGCCTGGCCAATCGTAGTGAATAAGCGCATTTTCTGCCTCTAGAGAAAAATAATTAGCAAGGCCATACTTTTCGTTATATTTTTTTAGAAAGTAATCGATCAGGTAGGAAATGTCTTCAGGACGTGTACGTAGTGCAGGAATATGGATGGGAACGACGTTTAAACGATAAAATAAATCCTGACGAAATGTACCTTCCTCTACCATCTTTTTTAAGCTCTTATTGGTGGCTGCGATAATTCTCACGTCAATATCGACAGATGTAGTGCTACCAACCGGATCAACTTTGCGTTCCTGTATCACTTTTAAGAGTCGTACTTGTAGAGAAAGTGGCATTTCGCCGATTTCATCCAGGAACAGAGTTCCGCCATTTGCTTGCTCGATTAATCCTTTCTTTCCTTCTTTTCTGGCACCGGTAAAAGCGCCGCTATCATATCCGAACAATTCAGATTCAATCAGGGTCTCGGGTATCGCCCCACAGTTAATATGAATGAAGGCTCCCGTTTTTCTTGAACTTTGATTATGAATAGCTGTTGCAATTACGCCTTTTCCGACACCTGATTCTCCCGTAATGAGAATAGTAGAATCTACGCCCGCGATTTTGTTTATTGTTCTAATAATTTTTCTCATATTTGGTGATACGGCAATAATATCAGCAGGCTCCTGGAAACTTCGGAGTTCTTCTAATTCGGACTCGCATACCTTGAGTAATGCTTCGTTCCTTTCTATTTTTTCCCGAAGATGCTTGATTTCAGTTATGTCTCGTGAAGTAAAGATAATGAGGAAAATCTCCCCATCTTCTTTAAATACCGGATTAGCGATAACATGCACAATTTTGCCTGTTTTTGTCCGTTGTATCATCGAAACTTTTTCTTTGCGTTTTTTTACAATCGGATATAGGGCTGGAGAGAATAGTCCATTCTTTTCAAGTTCATCTACATTTTTATTAATGAGCTGTGAGGCTTCTATACCATAAAGCGATTCCCCGGCAGGATTAACTACAAGAACGTTTCCTTCGCCATCTGTCACAAAAATCTCATCGAGCGAGGAATTAACGATTGTTTCAAGGTGAAAATGAGACAGTTTGGTTTGATTTGGTTGTTCACAATTATATTGCTTCATAAATAAAACCTGCCTCCTTTAGCACACCATATTTTGTTTGATTAATTCACAATATTATAACATATGTGATGGGTAAGGCTCGAATGACTGTATGCATTGCTTGTAATGCGTAAAAGCATTAATTTTCAGAGGAA
Protein-coding sequences here:
- a CDS encoding sigma-54 interaction domain-containing protein; this encodes MKQYNCEQPNQTKLSHFHLETIVNSSLDEIFVTDGEGNVLVVNPAGESLYGIEASQLINKNVDELEKNGLFSPALYPIVKKRKEKVSMIQRTKTGKIVHVIANPVFKEDGEIFLIIFTSRDITEIKHLREKIERNEALLKVCESELEELRSFQEPADIIAVSPNMRKIIRTINKIAGVDSTILITGESGVGKGVIATAIHNQSSRKTGAFIHINCGAIPETLIESELFGYDSGAFTGARKEGKKGLIEQANGGTLFLDEIGEMPLSLQVRLLKVIQERKVDPVGSTTSVDIDVRIIAATNKSLKKMVEEGTFRQDLFYRLNVVPIHIPALRTRPEDISYLIDYFLKKYNEKYGLANYFSLEAENALIHYDWPGNVRELENMIERLVVTAEQEEITMEDLVEYMNPGEEGHKYFVTVHDVCSLKQAQEEMEEQLVRRAYEMNKSSYKVAEMLGINQSTAIRKIQKYITGYQQKSKLR
- a CDS encoding HpcH/HpaI aldolase family protein: MFKQTVKSEQDVVGIWQRIPSPIVSEIISLTDIDFVTIDMEHGPIDISDLRTMVPVYKKAGTPVILRVASADFSFISKVLDLGVDGVMLPQVNTAEEAKRIVEASKFAPLGRRGVGGSCAADQYGKVDLHTFIQNENDRVLTIVQIETEQAVHNLDEIVDVDGVDLFYIGPFDLSQSLGLTGMMDHPHVVETIQRIIDKVQEKNKSVGMHGVSLDFIRFWRERGVRYFTYGMDNVLLAKGIEDVYRSVR